The Myxococcota bacterium genome has a segment encoding these proteins:
- a CDS encoding nuclear transport factor 2 family protein — MADEHPARRAGFLSQKYVANGQREEWLALFADEGAVVQDPVGVSPLDPTGKGQIGKQGIAAFWDNVISKGRVSFDYPKSYAAGDECAFIGKVINEFPNGQRFEAEGVFVYRVNEEGKLLSLRAFWEFARPTTDGVAPHPPVSRAG; from the coding sequence ATGGCGGACGAGCATCCGGCGCGACGGGCGGGCTTCCTGTCGCAGAAGTACGTGGCGAACGGCCAGCGCGAGGAGTGGCTCGCGCTGTTCGCCGACGAGGGCGCGGTCGTGCAGGATCCCGTCGGCGTGTCGCCGCTCGACCCGACCGGCAAGGGTCAGATCGGCAAGCAGGGGATCGCCGCCTTCTGGGACAACGTGATCTCGAAGGGCCGCGTGAGCTTCGACTACCCGAAGTCCTACGCGGCCGGCGACGAGTGCGCCTTCATCGGGAAGGTGATCAACGAGTTCCCGAACGGGCAGCGCTTCGAGGCCGAGGGCGTCTTCGTCTACCGCGTGAACGAGGAGGGCAAGCTCCTCTCGCTGCGCGCCTTCTGGGAGTTCGCGCGTCCGACGACGGACGGCGTCGCGCCGCACCCGCCGGTGTCGCGCGCGGGCTGA
- a CDS encoding cytochrome P450 encodes MAAPATEAPIVDLIHPDVYVEHGYPHDAWTWLRNHDPVRFIERPSGSSYWAITKHADIMAIGKDPKRFLNEPLLVLEFEDRGGEGAFQPPQTLIQMDPPKHHGFRQLISRRFTPRALKKIEKDIHDIAFEIVDDLFKQGEEGECDFVRQVSAPLPIAVIAWLLGVPRSDWELIFRWTNQIIGAGDPEYQKEGEDSNATAQAAMIEVFQYMTKLMEDKRKNPADDIASALVHAEVDGRKLEPIEVLSYYFIIIIAGNETTRNATSGGMLALIQHQDQLRRLQRHPELMSDAIEEIVRWTSPIIHFARTASEDVEIRGRKIRKGEQLGLFYPSANRDEEIFERPFEFDIGRKPNRHLAFGIGEHFCAGAHVARLELEMAYKYLVPRIEEIELTGPVERLRSQLVGGVKHLPIRYKLRPAR; translated from the coding sequence ATGGCCGCACCCGCTACGGAAGCTCCGATCGTCGACCTCATCCATCCGGACGTCTACGTCGAGCACGGCTATCCGCACGACGCCTGGACCTGGCTGCGGAATCACGATCCGGTGCGCTTCATCGAGCGGCCGTCGGGCTCCTCGTACTGGGCCATCACGAAGCACGCCGACATCATGGCGATCGGCAAGGATCCGAAGCGCTTCCTGAACGAGCCGCTGCTCGTGCTCGAGTTCGAGGATCGCGGCGGCGAGGGCGCCTTCCAGCCGCCGCAGACGCTGATCCAGATGGATCCTCCCAAGCACCACGGCTTCCGCCAGCTCATCAGCCGCCGCTTCACGCCGCGCGCGCTCAAGAAGATCGAGAAGGACATCCACGACATCGCGTTCGAGATCGTCGACGACCTGTTCAAGCAGGGCGAGGAGGGCGAGTGCGACTTCGTGCGGCAGGTGTCGGCGCCGCTCCCGATCGCGGTGATCGCGTGGCTGCTCGGGGTGCCGCGCTCGGACTGGGAGCTGATCTTCCGCTGGACGAACCAGATCATCGGCGCCGGCGACCCCGAGTACCAGAAGGAAGGCGAGGACTCGAACGCGACGGCGCAGGCCGCGATGATCGAGGTCTTCCAGTACATGACGAAGCTGATGGAGGACAAGCGCAAGAACCCGGCGGACGACATCGCGAGCGCGCTCGTCCACGCCGAGGTCGACGGCCGCAAGCTCGAGCCGATCGAGGTGCTCTCCTACTACTTCATCATCATCATCGCGGGCAACGAGACGACGCGGAACGCGACGAGCGGCGGCATGCTCGCGCTGATCCAGCACCAGGATCAGCTGCGCCGTCTGCAGCGCCACCCCGAGCTGATGTCGGACGCGATCGAGGAGATCGTGCGCTGGACGTCGCCGATCATCCACTTCGCGCGCACGGCGTCGGAGGACGTCGAGATCCGCGGCCGCAAGATCCGCAAGGGCGAGCAGCTCGGGCTCTTCTACCCGTCGGCGAACCGCGACGAGGAGATCTTCGAGCGCCCCTTCGAGTTCGACATCGGCCGCAAGCCGAACCGCCACCTCGCGTTCGGCATCGGCGAGCACTTCTGCGCCGGTGCGCACGTCGCGCGCCTCGAGCTCGAGATGGCGTACAAGTACCTCGTGCCGCGCATCGAGGAGATCGAGCTCACGGGCCCGGTCGAGCGGCTGCGCTCGCAGCTCGTCGGCGGCGTGAAGCACCTGCCGATCCGCTACAAGCTGCGCCCCGCTCGCTAG
- a CDS encoding class II aldolase/adducin family protein yields the protein MTSRDIEQEVIDTARELLRRGLVEGTSGNLSARLPDGNVVLTPSSLPYETMTVDDLVVVDLAGQVVRGARAPTSEKALHLGCLRRYPELGGVIHSHAKYSTMFAVTHQPIPCVIEEVDVFVGGDVPVAKYELTGSDELGEEVAHHVARRGAVLMANHGLVSVGRTIGEAMKVASLVERTAEIVWGARVLGELVPLPASTIERFSPIYMALRTRGQPAAGGAKA from the coding sequence ATGACGTCGCGAGACATCGAGCAGGAGGTGATCGACACCGCGCGCGAGCTCCTGCGCCGCGGCCTCGTCGAGGGAACGAGCGGCAACCTGTCGGCGCGACTCCCGGACGGGAACGTCGTGCTGACGCCCTCGTCGCTCCCGTACGAGACGATGACCGTCGACGACCTCGTCGTGGTCGACCTCGCCGGCCAGGTCGTGCGCGGGGCGCGCGCACCGACCTCGGAGAAGGCGCTCCACCTCGGGTGCCTGCGGCGCTACCCCGAGCTCGGCGGCGTCATCCACTCGCACGCGAAGTACTCGACGATGTTCGCGGTGACGCACCAGCCGATCCCGTGCGTGATCGAGGAGGTCGACGTGTTCGTCGGCGGCGACGTGCCGGTGGCGAAGTACGAGCTCACCGGCAGCGACGAGCTCGGCGAGGAGGTGGCGCACCACGTCGCGCGCCGCGGTGCGGTGCTGATGGCGAACCACGGCCTCGTCTCGGTGGGCCGGACGATCGGCGAGGCGATGAAGGTCGCTTCGCTCGTCGAGCGCACCGCCGAGATCGTCTGGGGCGCACGCGTGCTCGGCGAGCTCGTGCCGCTCCCCGCGTCGACGATCGAGCGCTTCTCGCCGATCTACATGGCGCTGCGCACGCGCGGCCAGCCCGCGGCCGGCGGCGCGAAGGCCTGA
- a CDS encoding acyl-CoA dehydrogenase family protein — MDFALDDEQRAVLAGLDALLDRVAPGTAERAQAVADADGLDAALAAALDEAGFCDVALDAGDGDATRGRGPLAAACATEAIAHRAGAVPFAARALVAPALLGARASELGGARVALALLEDGGARTAPARYAAHATHALVACGEPAASGGDEARLVALVARGARRAPLRSTYPVALAALAFDPALAFDPALAFDPAPANDEAPASGAPRASGERLGAGSGARLRAWWRVALAAEVAGLARGALDATVAYLSRREQFGRPIGSFQAVQHRLADAAVRVEGTRWLAFEAAWRGAPDALAAAAAGHAARTAELVFRETHQLSGAIGFTREHALHTFTLPLAVLRLELGGAGAHHRALARARWASALAGRPPDAPSGARVSRGRAAGR, encoded by the coding sequence ATGGACTTCGCGCTCGACGACGAGCAGCGCGCGGTGCTCGCGGGGCTCGACGCGCTGCTCGACCGCGTCGCGCCGGGGACGGCCGAACGCGCGCAGGCCGTCGCCGACGCGGACGGGCTCGACGCCGCGCTCGCCGCGGCGCTCGACGAGGCCGGCTTCTGCGACGTCGCGCTCGATGCCGGCGACGGCGACGCGACGCGCGGTCGCGGGCCGCTCGCGGCCGCATGCGCGACCGAGGCGATCGCACACCGCGCGGGCGCGGTGCCGTTCGCGGCGCGCGCGCTCGTCGCGCCAGCCCTGCTCGGCGCGCGCGCGAGCGAGCTCGGCGGCGCGCGGGTCGCGCTCGCGCTCCTCGAGGACGGCGGCGCGCGGACGGCACCCGCGCGGTACGCCGCGCACGCGACGCACGCTCTCGTCGCGTGCGGCGAGCCGGCGGCGAGCGGTGGCGACGAGGCGCGACTCGTCGCGCTTGTCGCGCGCGGCGCGCGACGGGCCCCCCTGCGCTCGACCTACCCGGTCGCGCTCGCCGCGCTCGCGTTCGACCCGGCGCTCGCGTTCGACCCGGCGCTCGCGTTCGACCCGGCGCCCGCGAACGACGAGGCCCCGGCGAGCGGCGCCCCGCGCGCGAGCGGCGAGCGCCTCGGGGCCGGGAGCGGCGCGCGGCTGCGCGCCTGGTGGCGCGTCGCGCTCGCCGCGGAGGTCGCGGGCCTCGCGCGCGGCGCCCTCGATGCGACCGTCGCCTACCTCTCGCGCCGCGAGCAGTTCGGGCGGCCGATCGGCTCGTTCCAGGCCGTGCAGCACCGGCTCGCCGACGCCGCGGTGCGCGTCGAGGGCACGCGCTGGCTCGCGTTCGAAGCGGCCTGGCGGGGCGCGCCCGACGCGCTCGCGGCCGCCGCGGCCGGCCACGCGGCGCGCACCGCCGAGCTCGTCTTCCGCGAGACGCACCAGCTCTCGGGTGCGATCGGCTTCACGCGCGAGCACGCGCTCCACACCTTCACGCTGCCGCTCGCCGTGCTGCGGCTCGAGCTCGGGGGCGCCGGCGCGCACCACCGCGCGCTCGCGCGCGCGCGCTGGGCGAGCGCGCTCGCCGGACGACCGCCCGACGCTCCGTCCGGGGCGCGGGTCAGTCGAGGTCGAGCGGCCGGCCGTTGA
- a CDS encoding DegT/DnrJ/EryC1/StrS family aminotransferase, producing MSDASTRSRAHAGPPSAHAEPPLPYSRQWIDDADVEAVAAVLRGEWLTTGPAVDHFEGALGAATRAPHVVAVSSGTAALHAAYAAFGGAPGAALVTSPLTFVATASAALHLGMDVAFADVDARTGLLDPGAARAALDALGARARILAPVDYAGHPADARAFESLAAERDGLRVVIDGSHSLGAARGGRRVGEMGDATTLSFHPVKPITTGEGGAVATRDGAAALAMRHFRSHGMRRGERAGGGATDDAWAYDVAEPAFNFRLPDVACALGASQLRRLDAFVARRRAIAARYARDLADVTALELPVVEPGAEPGWHLYVVRVREAARRRAFFDALRARGLGVQVHYAPVHLLSLFRARGHREGELPRAEDFARRAVSIPLFPAMSDGDVARVVDAVHDAAREVL from the coding sequence ATGTCCGACGCATCCACGCGTTCGCGCGCGCACGCGGGCCCCCCGTCCGCGCACGCGGAGCCGCCGCTCCCGTACTCGCGACAGTGGATCGACGACGCCGACGTCGAGGCCGTCGCGGCCGTGCTGCGGGGCGAGTGGCTCACGACGGGCCCCGCGGTCGACCACTTCGAGGGCGCGCTCGGCGCCGCCACGCGGGCGCCGCACGTCGTCGCCGTGAGCTCGGGCACGGCGGCGCTCCACGCCGCCTACGCGGCGTTCGGCGGTGCGCCCGGGGCGGCGCTCGTGACGTCGCCGCTCACCTTCGTCGCCACCGCGAGCGCCGCGTTGCACCTCGGCATGGACGTCGCGTTCGCCGACGTCGACGCGCGCACCGGGCTCCTCGACCCCGGCGCCGCGCGCGCGGCGCTCGACGCGCTCGGCGCGCGCGCGCGCATCCTGGCGCCCGTCGACTACGCCGGCCATCCCGCGGACGCGCGCGCCTTCGAGTCGCTCGCCGCCGAGCGCGACGGCCTGCGGGTCGTGATCGACGGCTCGCACTCGCTCGGCGCGGCGCGCGGCGGGAGGCGCGTCGGCGAGATGGGCGACGCGACCACGCTGTCGTTCCATCCGGTCAAGCCGATCACGACGGGCGAGGGCGGCGCGGTCGCGACGCGCGACGGTGCGGCGGCCCTCGCGATGCGGCACTTCCGCAGCCACGGGATGCGGCGCGGCGAGCGCGCGGGCGGCGGTGCGACGGACGACGCCTGGGCGTACGACGTCGCCGAGCCCGCCTTCAACTTCCGCCTGCCCGACGTCGCGTGCGCGCTCGGCGCGAGCCAGCTGCGGCGGCTCGACGCCTTCGTCGCGCGCCGCCGCGCGATCGCGGCACGTTATGCGCGCGACCTCGCCGACGTCACCGCGCTCGAGCTTCCCGTCGTCGAGCCGGGTGCCGAGCCCGGCTGGCACCTGTACGTCGTGCGCGTGCGCGAGGCCGCGCGGCGGCGCGCGTTCTTCGACGCGCTGCGCGCGCGCGGGCTCGGCGTGCAGGTCCACTACGCGCCCGTCCACCTGCTGTCGCTCTTCCGCGCGCGCGGCCACCGCGAGGGCGAGCTGCCGCGCGCCGAGGACTTCGCGCGTCGGGCCGTGTCGATCCCGCTCTTCCCGGCGATGTCCGACGGCGACGTCGCGCGCGTCGTCGACGCCGTCCACGACGCCGCGCGCGAGGTCCTCTAG
- a CDS encoding BTAD domain-containing putative transcriptional regulator produces the protein MESRRNDLAVTVLGGTALTPSDAAWPRPLPAKLAALLAVLALDGPTSRSRLATLLWPDAPEATGRNNLAQSLRRLRLLADGQVVVRGRDLLQLGANVRVDARDVLAAHAAGRLDECAAQRGALLGDVALRDCDDFADWLAASRYRLDRLRAAACVGLSERAEAAGDAREALDWAERAVELEPCGERAWRRLIRLHHERGDRAAALAAFARCERVFERELGAAPSPRTRRLVERVRGRSAAFAPATHGATRGGPPPRLLLPLPFTGRSEIWAEMEAAWSRGAAIFLVGPPGIGKSRLLREFLAAKGAPFVFEGRPGDAHVPYATHARTYRQMLEAFPSLELPAWVAGELARLLPGRRADGAPSRELDALRFVQAQTEATRLAVAAGMRCVGVDDLQFVDRESLRAGYHVYSPHWGRTDGMRTILCYREGELADEATALLDGVLATGNAVRLALGPIAAPPLVAMLEGLGLGLEARAEELVERSGGNPLFLLELVRHLFERAHDDGRPEDVPPRIRQLVSARIARVSDEARDLLRIAALAGDRFGAAVAARVLEIPLVRLSEPWAELESAQLLRGERIVHDLVLEVARDAVPPPLLDDLKRRIAASLEELDA, from the coding sequence ATGGAGTCGCGCCGGAACGACCTCGCGGTGACGGTGCTCGGCGGCACCGCGTTGACGCCTTCGGATGCGGCCTGGCCCCGACCGCTCCCCGCGAAGCTCGCCGCCCTCCTCGCGGTGCTGGCGCTCGACGGGCCGACCTCGCGGTCGCGCCTAGCAACGCTCCTGTGGCCGGACGCGCCCGAGGCGACCGGGCGCAACAACCTCGCGCAGTCGCTCCGCCGCCTGCGGCTGCTCGCCGACGGCCAGGTCGTCGTGCGCGGGCGCGACCTGCTCCAGCTCGGCGCGAACGTGCGCGTCGATGCGCGCGACGTGCTGGCCGCCCACGCGGCCGGTCGCCTCGACGAGTGCGCGGCGCAGCGCGGCGCACTGCTCGGCGACGTCGCGCTGCGCGACTGCGACGACTTCGCGGACTGGCTCGCGGCCTCCCGGTACCGCCTCGACCGCCTGCGCGCCGCCGCGTGCGTCGGCCTCTCCGAACGCGCCGAGGCCGCGGGCGACGCGCGCGAGGCGCTCGATTGGGCCGAGCGCGCGGTCGAGCTCGAGCCGTGCGGCGAACGCGCCTGGCGACGCCTGATCCGCCTCCACCACGAACGCGGCGACCGCGCCGCGGCGCTCGCGGCCTTCGCCCGCTGCGAGCGCGTCTTCGAGCGCGAGCTCGGTGCGGCGCCGTCGCCGCGCACGCGCCGCCTCGTCGAGCGGGTCCGCGGACGCAGTGCGGCCTTCGCGCCCGCGACCCACGGCGCGACGCGCGGCGGCCCGCCACCCCGCCTGCTCCTGCCGCTCCCGTTCACGGGACGCTCCGAGATCTGGGCCGAGATGGAGGCCGCGTGGTCGCGCGGCGCCGCGATCTTCCTCGTCGGACCTCCGGGCATCGGGAAGTCCCGGCTGCTGCGCGAGTTCCTCGCGGCGAAGGGCGCGCCCTTCGTCTTCGAGGGGCGCCCCGGCGACGCGCACGTCCCGTACGCGACACACGCGCGGACCTATCGTCAGATGCTCGAGGCCTTCCCGTCGCTCGAGCTCCCCGCGTGGGTGGCGGGCGAGCTCGCGCGCCTGCTCCCCGGACGGCGCGCCGACGGCGCACCGTCGCGCGAGCTCGATGCGCTGCGCTTCGTGCAGGCGCAGACGGAGGCGACCCGGCTCGCGGTCGCCGCCGGCATGCGCTGCGTCGGCGTCGACGACCTGCAGTTCGTCGACCGCGAGAGCCTGCGCGCCGGCTACCACGTGTACTCGCCCCACTGGGGCCGCACCGACGGGATGCGCACCATCCTCTGCTACCGCGAAGGCGAGCTCGCCGACGAGGCGACGGCCCTGCTCGACGGCGTGCTCGCCACCGGCAACGCGGTGCGACTCGCGCTCGGGCCGATCGCCGCCCCGCCGCTCGTCGCGATGCTCGAGGGCCTCGGCCTCGGTCTCGAGGCGCGTGCCGAGGAGCTCGTCGAGCGCAGCGGCGGCAACCCGCTGTTCCTGCTCGAGCTGGTCCGCCACCTCTTCGAACGCGCGCACGACGACGGCCGCCCCGAGGACGTGCCGCCGCGCATCCGCCAGCTCGTCTCGGCGCGCATCGCGCGCGTCTCCGACGAGGCGCGCGACCTGCTCCGCATCGCCGCGCTCGCGGGCGATCGCTTCGGCGCGGCGGTCGCCGCGCGCGTGCTCGAGATCCCGCTCGTCCGGCTCTCGGAGCCGTGGGCCGAGCTCGAGAGCGCGCAGCTGCTGCGCGGCGAGCGCATCGTCCACGACCTCGTGCTGGAGGTCGCCCGCGATGCCGTTCCGCCCCCGCTGCTCGACGACCTGAAGCGGCGCATCGCCGCGTCGCTCGAGGAGCTCGACGCCTAA
- a CDS encoding tail fiber domain-containing protein has product MAGVGVGIAAVLVARADVAVRPEASGAFVVEDASGTIERLRVDEATGRWLRDGTLFLHTTGTANLFVGANAGNVAIQGSSNAAFGPNALSGLVLGGGNAAFGASALAANASGSQNAAFGTLALANNEASENSAFGAFALTGNVSGGGNAAFGWNALGVNSTGSANAAFGARALDANAAGSGNAAFGYEALGASTALNNSAFGAFALRAATVGLHDTAVGAYALEHTTTGHLNVAVGAESLRANTSGGSNVAVGANALDQIASGSRNIAIGAGAGALLTSGSDNVYIGSSGPSGFETNTIRIGSGQGATYVAGIANTVLGNGLPVAVTPDGHLGSSLSSARYKRDIASLGADARLVQALRPVSFRYRDEVLRGEPARLEYGLVAEEVADVAPELVVRNALGEPEAVRYQLLAPLLVGDAQRQERAIAALERRIEELEARLREQCDGSEENGNGR; this is encoded by the coding sequence ATGGCGGGCGTCGGAGTCGGGATCGCCGCCGTGCTCGTCGCGCGCGCCGACGTCGCGGTGAGGCCGGAGGCCTCGGGCGCGTTCGTCGTCGAGGACGCGAGCGGGACGATCGAGCGGCTGCGCGTCGACGAGGCGACCGGCCGATGGCTGCGGGACGGGACGCTGTTCCTGCACACGACCGGCACCGCGAACCTGTTCGTCGGTGCGAACGCCGGCAACGTCGCCATCCAGGGCAGCTCGAACGCGGCGTTCGGACCGAACGCGCTCTCGGGCCTCGTCCTGGGCGGAGGCAACGCGGCGTTCGGAGCATCGGCGCTGGCCGCCAACGCGAGCGGGAGCCAGAACGCCGCGTTCGGCACGCTCGCCCTCGCGAACAACGAGGCGTCCGAGAACTCGGCCTTCGGCGCGTTCGCGCTCACCGGCAACGTCTCGGGCGGCGGCAACGCCGCGTTCGGCTGGAACGCGCTCGGCGTCAACTCCACCGGGAGCGCGAACGCGGCGTTCGGCGCGCGCGCGCTCGATGCCAACGCCGCCGGCTCCGGCAACGCGGCCTTCGGCTACGAGGCGCTCGGCGCGAGCACGGCGCTGAACAACTCCGCCTTCGGCGCGTTCGCACTCCGCGCGGCCACCGTCGGCCTCCACGACACCGCCGTCGGGGCCTACGCCCTCGAGCACACGACGACGGGCCACCTGAACGTCGCGGTCGGCGCGGAGAGCCTGCGCGCGAACACGTCGGGCGGCTCGAACGTCGCGGTCGGCGCGAACGCGCTCGACCAGATCGCGAGCGGGAGCCGGAACATCGCGATCGGTGCGGGGGCGGGCGCGCTCCTCACGAGCGGGAGCGACAACGTCTACATCGGCTCGAGCGGCCCGAGCGGCTTCGAGACGAACACGATCCGCATCGGCAGCGGGCAGGGCGCGACCTACGTCGCCGGCATCGCAAACACGGTGCTCGGCAACGGGCTCCCCGTCGCCGTGACGCCCGACGGACACCTCGGCTCGAGCCTCTCGTCGGCCCGCTACAAGCGCGACATCGCCTCGCTCGGCGCGGACGCGCGGCTCGTCCAGGCGCTCCGCCCCGTGTCGTTCCGCTATCGCGACGAGGTGCTCCGCGGCGAGCCCGCGCGCCTCGAATACGGGCTCGTCGCGGAGGAGGTCGCCGACGTCGCGCCCGAGCTCGTCGTGCGCAACGCACTCGGCGAGCCCGAGGCCGTCCGGTACCAGCTCCTCGCTCCGCTCCTCGTCGGCGACGCACAGCGCCAGGAGCGCGCGATCGCTGCGCTCGAGCGGAGGATCGAGGAGCTCGAAGCGCGGCTCCGGGAGCAGTGCGACGGAAGCGAGGAGAATGGGAATGGACGCTAG
- a CDS encoding tail fiber domain-containing protein, producing MSSSRYKRDIESLGARSEVIQSLRPVSFRYRDELLGGAEATTEYGLIAEEVADAAPELVVLDADGAPQAVRYQLLAPMLVGESQRQERELARQREELAAERAKVARLEARIAALEARLGAGVEEGR from the coding sequence GTGTCGTCGTCGCGCTACAAGCGGGACATCGAGAGTCTGGGCGCGCGCAGCGAGGTGATCCAGTCGCTGCGCCCAGTGTCGTTCCGCTACCGGGACGAGCTGCTGGGCGGCGCGGAGGCGACGACGGAGTACGGGCTGATCGCGGAGGAGGTGGCGGACGCGGCGCCGGAGCTGGTCGTGCTCGACGCCGACGGGGCTCCGCAGGCGGTCCGCTACCAGCTGCTCGCGCCGATGCTCGTCGGCGAGTCGCAGCGGCAGGAGCGCGAGCTCGCCCGCCAGCGCGAGGAGCTCGCGGCCGAGCGCGCGAAGGTGGCGCGGCTCGAGGCGCGGATCGCCGCGCTCGAGGCGCGGCTCGGTGCGGGCGTCGAGGAGGGTCGGTGA
- a CDS encoding acyl-CoA dehydrogenase family protein codes for MEFDWSPEDEAFRGALRAFLAERLPESWEEISKGGPGSEAQLDFSRAFCADLAARGWLTPHWPAAWGGSEASAWRHWVLSEELWAAGEPRGSQYMNVNWIGPAIMQFGTEEQKRLHLPAIAAGRALWCQGFSEPNAGSDLAALRTRADREGPGGDDDVYVVNGQKIWTSYCNRADSCFLLVRTLAGSRRHRGISVLLVPMDLPGIEVREIPSIVGERYFHEVFFRDVRVPVACRLGPEHEGWDVVAHALAYERVGAARYARAARTLDALVARAADDGAFDGDDAERALARLEPLAEAIAECEAARLLAWRVIDGRAKGEPPSVATNLARVAGTNADKRAGELAVEFEALRARAPGDALAYGSFADANFRLSMTAGVAVGATEVQLDQIARRHLGLPREPAPRPAKDGG; via the coding sequence GTGGAGTTCGACTGGTCGCCCGAGGACGAGGCCTTCCGCGGCGCGCTGCGCGCCTTCCTCGCCGAGCGCCTCCCCGAGAGCTGGGAAGAGATCTCGAAGGGCGGGCCGGGCAGCGAGGCCCAGCTCGACTTCTCGCGCGCGTTCTGCGCCGATCTGGCCGCACGCGGCTGGCTCACGCCGCACTGGCCCGCGGCCTGGGGCGGGAGCGAGGCGTCGGCGTGGCGCCACTGGGTACTGTCGGAGGAGCTGTGGGCCGCGGGCGAGCCCCGCGGCTCCCAGTACATGAACGTCAACTGGATCGGCCCCGCGATCATGCAGTTCGGGACCGAGGAGCAGAAGCGCCTCCACCTGCCCGCGATCGCCGCGGGCCGCGCGCTCTGGTGCCAGGGCTTCTCCGAGCCGAATGCGGGCAGCGACCTCGCGGCGCTCCGCACGCGCGCCGACCGCGAGGGCCCGGGCGGCGACGACGACGTCTACGTCGTGAACGGCCAGAAGATCTGGACCTCGTACTGCAACCGCGCGGACTCCTGCTTCCTGCTCGTCCGCACCCTCGCCGGCTCGCGGCGCCACCGCGGCATCTCGGTGCTGCTCGTCCCGATGGACCTTCCCGGGATCGAGGTGCGGGAGATCCCGTCGATCGTCGGCGAGCGCTACTTCCACGAGGTGTTCTTCCGCGACGTGCGCGTGCCGGTCGCGTGCCGGCTCGGGCCCGAGCACGAGGGCTGGGACGTCGTCGCGCACGCGCTCGCCTACGAGCGCGTCGGCGCCGCGCGCTACGCGCGCGCGGCGCGCACGCTCGACGCGCTCGTCGCGCGGGCCGCCGACGACGGCGCCTTCGACGGCGACGACGCGGAGCGCGCGCTCGCGCGGCTCGAGCCGCTGGCCGAGGCGATCGCCGAGTGCGAGGCGGCACGGCTGCTCGCGTGGCGCGTGATCGACGGGCGCGCGAAGGGCGAGCCGCCGTCGGTCGCGACGAACCTCGCGCGCGTCGCGGGGACGAACGCCGACAAGCGCGCGGGCGAGCTCGCGGTCGAGTTCGAGGCGCTGCGCGCGCGCGCGCCGGGCGACGCGCTCGCCTACGGGAGCTTCGCCGACGCGAACTTCCGGCTCTCGATGACGGCCGGCGTCGCGGTCGGCGCGACGGAGGTGCAGCTCGACCAGATCGCGCGCCGTCACCTCGGGCTGCCGCGCGAGCCCGCCCCGCGCCCCGCGAAGGACGGCGGCTGA
- a CDS encoding metal-dependent hydrolase, giving the protein MDTITQAMLGAAIGQAGFARSLGPRARAWGAVAGLVPDLDVLAVATHGPFGEMLYHRGVTHSLWFGLALGPVLALVAQHVAAWRGRTDPGPFGAWTALFALALVTHPLLDWFTPYGTQLLAPFSRERFALDAVGIVDPFYSVPLALALAAGSLRALAPRRRARIAAAALAASTAYLFYGWSLNERLEARVARTLRAQAPAGEAVVVRAYPTLLQPWLRRVVARTGDVVRVGWTSALAPDAIRWQAFRPERDARIDALARTPEGRLFTWFAMDDTAARVRASDDGFVVEIDDLRYGVPGDPRFGMWGVRGYFDRDGALRGAVERFSRPRAADALDPAALLRAALGDLAALGRLVGEELPTRR; this is encoded by the coding sequence GTGGACACGATCACGCAGGCGATGCTCGGCGCGGCGATCGGACAGGCGGGCTTCGCGCGGTCGCTCGGCCCGCGCGCGCGCGCGTGGGGCGCCGTCGCCGGGCTCGTTCCCGACCTCGACGTGCTCGCCGTCGCGACGCACGGGCCGTTCGGCGAGATGCTCTACCACCGCGGCGTCACGCACTCGCTCTGGTTCGGGCTCGCGCTCGGCCCCGTGCTCGCGCTCGTCGCGCAGCACGTCGCGGCCTGGCGCGGCCGGACCGACCCGGGGCCCTTCGGCGCGTGGACGGCGCTGTTCGCGCTCGCGCTCGTCACGCACCCGCTCCTCGACTGGTTCACGCCGTACGGCACGCAGCTGCTCGCGCCGTTCTCGCGCGAGCGGTTCGCGCTCGACGCGGTGGGCATCGTCGACCCGTTCTACTCCGTGCCCCTCGCGCTCGCGCTCGCCGCGGGCTCGCTGCGCGCGCTCGCCCCGCGCCGGCGCGCGCGCATCGCGGCGGCCGCGCTCGCCGCCTCGACCGCCTATCTCTTCTACGGCTGGTCGCTGAACGAGCGCCTCGAGGCGCGCGTCGCGCGCACGCTCCGCGCACAGGCGCCGGCGGGCGAGGCCGTCGTCGTGCGCGCCTACCCGACGCTGCTGCAGCCGTGGCTGCGGCGGGTCGTCGCGCGCACGGGCGACGTCGTGCGCGTCGGCTGGACGAGCGCGCTCGCGCCGGACGCGATCCGCTGGCAGGCCTTCCGCCCCGAGCGCGACGCGCGCATCGACGCACTCGCACGCACGCCCGAGGGCCGGCTCTTCACGTGGTTCGCGATGGACGACACCGCGGCGCGCGTGCGCGCGAGCGACGACGGCTTCGTCGTCGAGATCGACGACCTGCGGTACGGCGTGCCGGGCGATCCGCGCTTCGGCATGTGGGGCGTGCGCGGCTACTTCGACCGCGACGGCGCGCTGCGCGGCGCGGTCGAGCGCTTCTCGCGCCCGCGCGCGGCCGACGCGCTCGACCCGGCGGCGCTGCTGCGCGCGGCGCTCGGCGACCTGGCCGCCCTCGGCCGGCTCGTCGGCGAAGAGCTCCCGACGCGGCGCTAG